From a single Centropristis striata isolate RG_2023a ecotype Rhode Island chromosome 14, C.striata_1.0, whole genome shotgun sequence genomic region:
- the zbtb22b gene encoding zinc finger and BTB domain-containing protein 22b, with protein sequence MCFLHCLFYVFFVGQSLARLSGILLKATRRCLPLQKRSDGNNIFKKCSPNFRAWINWQDTLPSARTETLPLKAAVSTKTMQSLPMEVGSSSSSSCSAPSDTSGPVVQVCFPSAQASVLDSLNRQREDGRLCDLSIHVQGHVFKAHRCVLAASSPYFHDQVLLKNMSTVSIPAVMDPLAFESVLSCAYTGQLRMLREDIVNYLTVGSVLQMWHIVDKCTELLKEGRATTGGGSSGGGGVQDGASVGAGGGSANLGCSSSNGDGAAGVGDEAGSDDSAGGGQAQVVGSNEPQRASQPPSRPSVSESQSPSSTNYFSPRDGSSFGGSGAAAAGASVDGGGASNTPSYCTPSGGEEAFLIEEEEEEVEEEEEEALYHQRKRGRGVGSGRRKKMSSVSEQEVGVSDSFGVSSYQDGEDSALPLQKRPTYSQPSIMPRKQWVVVKTERMEDDDLIVVSGEEGGEDEEDEDEREMELARERERSDFNISNVRSLSADLGGRAENDMDSQVDYCQSSEDYLKFEGSLMDQTLAQHLHDSAAASQSQSANRAVSALLGQVQSAASARAQLFPLDMQGNQILLYSQASGLSLDAAAPPLGMAGGMIGGASFKGPSLEHGAVHLSVQGGLGVDGMDGGGIGGGGGNGGSNSGSGGSGKVFMCHCGKTFTHKSMRDRHINMHLDLRPFHCPVCAKKFKMKHHLTEHMKTHTGLKPYDCLGCGKKFMWRDSFMRHRSHCERRSGLGESGESGSNGEVGRRGGGGGGEDDLISSPHLLLSAGEGGQGGMLGGGGRGGVSVSSPHLSGGVLSPQHAGVSATGSSSSNNSVSNSSSAVLSNNMAAAGSLLGVVSHSPSQGQGSGMFAGLGLGRSVCDEDVCEVSANDSSVT encoded by the exons ATGCAGTCCCTGCCCATGGAAGtgggaagcagcagcagcagcagctgctcgGCTCCCAGCGACACATCTGGCCCGGTGGTGCAGGTGTGCTTCCCCAGCGCTCAGGCCTCTGTGCTGGACAGCCTGAACCGGCAGAGAGAAGACGGCAGGCTCTGTGACCTCTCCATCCACGTTCAGGGACACGTGTTCAAAGCTCACCGCTGCGTCCTGGCCGCCTCCTCACCCTACTTCCATGACCAG GTACTCCTGAAAAACATGTCTACAGTCTCCATCCCGGCCGTAATGGACCCGCTGGCGTTTGAGAGCGTGCTGAGCTGTGCCTACACCGGTCAGCTCCGGATGCTACGCGAAGACATCGTCAACTACCTCACGGTGGGCAGCGTCCTGCAGATGTGGCACATCGTGGACAAATGCACCGAGCTGCTGAAGGAGGGTCGGGCTACAACGGGAGGAGGGAGCAGTGGAGGAGGCGGCGTGCAGGATGGAGCCAGTGTCGGAGCAGGTGGAGGATCCGCTAACCTcggatgcagcagcagcaatggTGACGGTGCTGCAGGTGTAGGTGATGAAGCTGGGAGTGATGATAGTGCTGGCGGTGGTCAAGCCCAGGTCGTGGGGTCCAACGAGCCTCAGCGTGCCTCCCAACCTCCCAGCCGCCCGTCAGTCAGCGAGAGCCAGTCTCCCAGTAGCACCAACTACTTCAGCCCCAGGGACGGGAGCAGCTTCGGAGGAAGCGGAGCAGCTGCAGCTGGGGCTTCAGTGGACGGAGGCGGGGCGAGCAACACCCCCAGCTACTGCACCCCCTCAGGAGGAGAGGAAGCCTTCCTTAtcgaggaagaagaggaggaagtagaggaggaagaggaggaggcgtTGTACCACcaaaggaagagaggaagaggagtaggaagcgggaggaggaagaaaatgaGCTCAGTGTCGGAGCAGGAAGTTGGGGTCAGCGACAGCTTTGGCGTGTCCTCCTATCAG gacGGAGAGGACTCAGCGTTGCCGCTGCAGAAGCGTCCGACCTACAGCCAGCCCAGCATCATGCCTCGTAAACAGTGGGTGGTGGTGAAAACTGAACGCATGGAGGACGATGACCTCATCGTAGTGTccggggaggagggaggagaagacgaggaggacgaggatGAGAGGGAGATGGAGCTGgcaagagagagggagcgaaGCGACTTCAACATCTCCAACGTCAGGAGCCTTTCAGCCGACCTGGGGGGCAGAGCCGAGAATGACATGGACTCACAG GTGGACTACTGCCAGTCTTCAGAAGACTACCTCAAGTTTGAAGGCAGTTTAATGGACCAGACTTTAGCTCAGCACCTTCATGACAGTGCAGCAGCGAGTCAGAGCCAGAGCGCTAACCGTGCTGTTTCAGCCCTGCTGGGCCAAGTTCAGTCTGCAGCCTCGGCCCGGGCCCAGCTCTTCCCCCTGGACATGCAGGGGAACCAGATCCTCCTCTACAGCCAGGCCTCCGGACTCTCTCTGGACGCTGCCGCCCCCCCACTGGGGATGGCAGGTGGTATGATCGGAGGAGCCTCGTTCAAAGGTCCCAGTCTGGAGCACGGTGCGGTGCACCTGTCGGTGCAGGGCGGTTTGGGAGTTGATGGCATGGACGGTGGGGGgattggaggaggaggtggcaaTGGTGGCAGTAACAGCGGCTCTGGGGGTTCTGGGAAAGTGTTCATGTGCCACTGTGGTAAGACATTCACCCACAAGAGCATGAGGGACCGCCACATTAACATGCACCTGGACCTGAGGCCCTTCCACTGCCCCGTCTGTGCAAAGAAGTTCAAGATGAAGCATCACCTCACAGAGCACATGAAGACGCACACAGGCCTCAAGCCATACGACTGCCTCGGCTGTGGCAAGAAGTTCATGTGGCGCGACAGCTTCATGAGGCACCGCTCGCACTGCGAGAGGCGCAGTGGGCTGGGAGAGAGCGGAGAAAGCGGGAGCAACGGCGAGgtagggagaagaggaggaggaggtggaggtgaggATGATTTGATTTCctcccctcacctcctcctgtcTGCAGGGGAGGGAGGACAGGGTGGCAtgctgggaggaggagggagaggaggagtttCTGTTTCTTCTCCACATCTTTCTGGCGGTGTTCTGTCGCCGCAGCACGCCGGCGTCTCAGCaacaggaagcagcagcagtaacaACAGCGTTAGCAACAGCAGCAGTGCTGTTCTGAGCAACAACATGGCCGCCGCAGGGTCGCTCCTCGGGGTGGTCTCCCACAGTCCCAGTCAGGGTCAGGGATCAGGGATGTTTGCTGGTCTAGGGTTGGGCCGAAGTGTGTGTGATGAAGACGTGTGTGAAGTCAGTGCCAACGATAGTAGCGTGACTTAA